A part of Thermocrinis albus DSM 14484 genomic DNA contains:
- a CDS encoding efflux RND transporter permease subunit, which yields MYRFFIHRPVTTWMFMLSFILLGLYSLRGIPLDRLPDVDFPVVSVVTTYPGADPYVVDVNVTRVIEDQLATINGIEAITSQSFAGTSRITVTFSLEKDIDVAAQEVRDAVQRAMKQLPPGVDPPVVRKVDTSLAPVLAVLLHSPTADYQTLAYWADKVIKREFERISGVGQVDLGGFRDNVMWVRIDPEKLYGRQLAVTDVLEAIQKNYLDAPAGAIYGTKRDYILRLYGKARDSKELEEIFITPNVRLGDVGYAYFGEDEKRGMARFMGEQAIAIVIYKQSKTNTVATVDAVKAKMEELSRQLPPGLRMDITFDSSVFVKDSVKAAIEEIVIGSLLTALVVYVFLGRLRLTLVPVFAIPVTLLGTVFLLRELGLSLNTFTLLALAVAVGIVIDDAIVVLESIYRRREEGLEPLQAGEIGTRIVIFALLASTASLVIVFLPVIFLKGVVGKLFGNFALTLVLAIALSYIVAVSFTPMAVSRLVKEKGEENLFVKLYASFEERFDSWLRWSLDHKITVLLLSAVAVGVGFVFLRMTPKEFFPLVDEGRFLVRFETPVGSSFDYTESKARQIEDILKKNPYVDRFGMALGQGVAGRPDVNGGLAFVYLKDRSERPHQKVIMEQLRKQFSSLKDVRVSVESAGIIGPAGGRQVDIQYVIKGPDLQELQRLADSMVAYFKNRKGYRDVDTDLRLNEPQVRIYPDREKLRDLGVPLEQVSATLNALLGKLKLGTYELGAESYDLYVKATPEFITNVDNLKKVFVRSMNGSLVPLTEVVGIEEATGYHVVNRYNRQYSFSFFANLEGKPLGSAVQEVEDWLRQNLPPGYTFEPAGQAKEFARAFRGMGLALFVALLGVYMVLASLFESYRYPLIVLLMVPLAVMGSFGLLLVSGTSLSVPSYFGIILLVGIIVRDAVLFIERIIQLQTEGLPVREAILQARRERLRPILMTTLTVVASLTPVALGLTAGSELRKPLALAVIGGIFSGLPLSLFLLPVLYEITSRKVRYNR from the coding sequence ATGTACAGGTTCTTCATACACAGGCCAGTCACTACTTGGATGTTCATGCTCTCCTTCATACTACTTGGGCTTTACTCCCTTAGAGGTATTCCTCTGGACAGACTCCCCGACGTAGATTTTCCTGTGGTATCTGTGGTCACTACCTATCCGGGAGCTGATCCCTACGTGGTGGACGTAAATGTGACCCGTGTTATAGAAGACCAACTGGCTACCATAAACGGGATAGAAGCCATCACCTCTCAGAGTTTTGCAGGTACTTCTCGCATAACTGTTACCTTCTCTCTGGAGAAAGATATAGACGTGGCTGCTCAAGAGGTGAGGGACGCTGTTCAGAGGGCCATGAAACAGCTCCCACCCGGTGTTGATCCTCCGGTGGTGAGAAAGGTGGACACCTCCTTGGCACCCGTTTTGGCAGTTTTACTTCACTCTCCTACAGCGGACTATCAGACTCTGGCCTACTGGGCCGACAAAGTTATAAAGAGAGAGTTTGAGAGGATATCGGGTGTTGGTCAGGTGGATTTGGGAGGGTTTAGAGATAACGTCATGTGGGTCAGAATAGACCCAGAAAAGCTTTACGGAAGACAGTTGGCGGTTACGGATGTTTTGGAAGCCATTCAAAAAAACTATCTGGATGCACCTGCTGGTGCTATCTACGGCACTAAAAGGGACTACATACTGCGCCTCTATGGAAAAGCTAGGGATTCCAAAGAATTAGAGGAGATCTTCATAACGCCCAACGTACGTTTGGGAGATGTAGGGTACGCTTACTTCGGTGAAGATGAGAAGAGGGGTATGGCTCGTTTTATGGGAGAGCAAGCCATAGCTATCGTCATATACAAGCAATCCAAGACCAACACTGTGGCAACAGTAGATGCCGTCAAAGCCAAGATGGAAGAACTGAGTCGCCAGCTGCCCCCTGGCCTTCGCATGGATATCACCTTTGACTCCAGTGTTTTCGTTAAAGACAGTGTGAAGGCAGCTATAGAGGAGATAGTAATAGGAAGCTTACTTACCGCGCTGGTAGTTTACGTGTTTTTAGGTAGACTTAGGCTGACACTAGTACCCGTATTTGCCATACCTGTGACCCTTTTAGGAACAGTCTTTCTCCTCAGAGAACTTGGACTTTCCTTAAACACCTTTACTTTGCTGGCCCTTGCGGTAGCTGTGGGGATAGTGATAGACGACGCTATAGTGGTGCTGGAAAGTATATACAGGAGGAGGGAGGAAGGCTTAGAACCACTGCAGGCGGGAGAGATAGGAACACGTATCGTCATCTTTGCCCTTTTGGCGTCTACCGCCTCCTTGGTAATAGTGTTCCTACCTGTCATTTTCCTTAAGGGTGTTGTAGGTAAGCTTTTTGGCAACTTTGCTCTAACGTTGGTGCTTGCCATAGCTCTATCTTACATAGTGGCTGTCAGTTTTACACCTATGGCTGTCTCTCGCTTGGTGAAAGAGAAAGGAGAGGAAAACCTCTTTGTGAAGTTGTACGCTTCCTTTGAGGAGCGTTTTGACAGCTGGCTAAGATGGTCCTTAGATCACAAGATAACGGTCCTTTTACTGTCCGCTGTAGCGGTGGGTGTAGGCTTTGTGTTTCTCCGAATGACACCAAAGGAGTTCTTTCCTCTTGTAGATGAGGGTAGGTTCCTGGTGCGCTTTGAGACACCTGTAGGTTCCTCCTTTGATTACACCGAAAGTAAGGCTCGCCAGATAGAGGATATTCTAAAGAAGAATCCTTACGTGGATAGGTTCGGTATGGCTCTAGGTCAAGGGGTGGCTGGTAGGCCGGACGTCAACGGTGGACTTGCCTTCGTCTATCTCAAGGACAGAAGTGAGAGACCTCACCAAAAGGTAATTATGGAACAACTGAGAAAGCAGTTCTCCTCCCTGAAGGATGTGAGGGTAAGTGTGGAGAGTGCCGGGATAATAGGCCCCGCAGGAGGAAGACAGGTGGATATTCAATACGTAATAAAGGGACCTGACCTGCAGGAGCTACAGAGGTTGGCAGACAGTATGGTGGCCTATTTTAAAAACAGGAAAGGTTACAGAGACGTGGATACAGATCTCAGACTCAACGAGCCTCAGGTGAGGATATATCCTGACAGGGAAAAACTGAGGGATCTGGGAGTTCCTCTAGAACAAGTCTCTGCCACCTTAAACGCCCTGTTGGGAAAACTAAAACTGGGAACCTATGAGCTGGGTGCCGAGAGCTACGATCTTTACGTTAAAGCAACTCCCGAGTTTATAACCAACGTGGACAACCTCAAAAAGGTATTCGTCAGGTCTATGAATGGATCCCTAGTACCTCTTACAGAGGTAGTGGGTATAGAAGAGGCAACAGGATATCACGTAGTGAACAGATATAACAGACAGTACTCCTTCAGTTTCTTCGCTAATTTGGAAGGTAAACCTTTAGGAAGTGCGGTGCAGGAGGTAGAAGATTGGCTTCGGCAGAATCTTCCTCCTGGTTATACTTTTGAGCCTGCGGGACAAGCCAAGGAATTTGCCAGAGCTTTTCGGGGAATGGGTTTAGCGCTTTTCGTGGCTCTCTTAGGCGTTTACATGGTGCTGGCATCTCTTTTTGAGAGTTATAGATACCCCCTCATAGTGCTTCTCATGGTACCTTTGGCGGTGATGGGCTCTTTTGGACTTCTTCTTGTAAGCGGAACATCCCTCAGTGTTCCTTCTTACTTTGGCATAATACTCCTTGTGGGTATTATAGTGAGAGACGCGGTGTTGTTTATAGAGCGGATAATACAGCTACAGACAGAAGGGCTTCCTGTTAGGGAAGCTATTCTTCAGGCAAGGCGAGAGAGACTAAGACCCATCCTTATGACTACCCTCACGGTAGTGGCCTCTTTAACGCCTGTGGCTTTGGGACTAACGGCGGGGTCCGAGTTGAGAAAACCCCTCGCCCTTGCGGTGATAGGAGGAATATTTTCGGGACTTCCCCTCAGTTTGTTCCTTCTACCCGTCCTGTACGAGATTACCAGCAGAAAGGTAAGGTATAATAGGTGA
- the thrC gene encoding threonine synthase — protein sequence MNCWQGIIHRYREFLPVSDKTPVVTLYEGNTPLIKADNLARLVGFRGELYLKYEGLNPTGSFKDRGMTVAISKALEEGKRAVICASTGNTSASAAAYAARAGLKAYVLLPRGAVALGKLSQAVMYGAKVLAVKGTFDDALYIVRKIGQMLPVEVVNSVNPYRIEGQKTAAFEICDALGEAPDYHFLPVGNAGNITAYWKGYKEYYQMGKIRKLPRMMGWQAEGAAPIVKGYPIKNPQTIASAIRIGNPYSWQSALEAAQESGGKIDAVTDEEILYAYKLVASTEGVFCEPASAASVAGFIKLVREGFFSGGEVVVCTLTGNGLKDPDTALKVCEQPTNVPPDAEVVAKFIEI from the coding sequence ATGAACTGTTGGCAGGGCATAATACACAGGTACAGGGAGTTTCTGCCGGTATCTGACAAAACCCCCGTAGTCACCCTCTACGAAGGTAACACCCCCCTCATAAAGGCTGATAACTTAGCGCGCTTGGTGGGTTTTAGAGGAGAGCTCTATCTTAAGTACGAAGGACTCAACCCCACAGGTTCCTTTAAAGACAGAGGTATGACGGTGGCCATATCCAAGGCTTTGGAGGAGGGTAAGAGGGCTGTCATATGTGCCTCTACCGGTAACACTTCGGCATCCGCTGCCGCTTACGCCGCGAGGGCAGGATTAAAAGCTTACGTACTACTACCGAGAGGTGCCGTTGCTCTTGGAAAGCTTTCTCAAGCCGTTATGTACGGTGCCAAAGTGCTGGCTGTTAAGGGTACTTTTGACGATGCCTTGTACATTGTACGAAAGATAGGGCAGATGTTGCCGGTAGAGGTGGTAAACTCTGTCAATCCTTACCGTATAGAGGGACAAAAGACAGCGGCTTTTGAGATATGCGACGCTCTGGGAGAGGCCCCCGATTACCATTTCTTGCCTGTAGGAAACGCAGGCAACATAACCGCCTACTGGAAAGGTTATAAAGAGTACTATCAGATGGGGAAGATAAGAAAGTTACCACGTATGATGGGATGGCAGGCAGAAGGTGCCGCTCCCATCGTAAAGGGATATCCCATCAAAAATCCACAGACTATAGCATCCGCCATAAGGATAGGGAATCCTTACAGTTGGCAGAGTGCTCTTGAGGCAGCTCAGGAGTCAGGTGGAAAAATAGATGCTGTAACAGATGAAGAGATCTTGTACGCTTACAAACTGGTGGCATCCACCGAAGGTGTATTCTGCGAGCCTGCTTCCGCAGCTTCTGTGGCAGGCTTTATAAAACTGGTGAGAGAGGGATTCTTCTCAGGAGGCGAGGTAGTGGTGTGTACCCTAACGGGTAACGGCCTCAAGGATCCTGACACAGCTCTTAAGGTGTGTGAGCAACCCACCAACGTGCCACCCGATGCGGAGGTGGTAGCCAAGTTCATAGAGATCTGA
- the ndk gene encoding nucleoside-diphosphate kinase has translation MERTLVIIKPDAVEKGAVGKILDRFITEGFRIRALKMFRFTVEQAREFYAVHKGRPFYNELVEFMTSGPVVAILLEGENAVKRVREIIGPTDSEEARRVAPMSIRALFGTDKGKNAVHASDSLESAAYEIPFVFSNLELC, from the coding sequence ATGGAAAGAACGCTGGTCATCATCAAACCCGATGCTGTGGAGAAAGGCGCTGTAGGTAAGATACTGGACCGATTCATAACGGAAGGCTTCAGGATAAGAGCCCTTAAGATGTTTAGGTTTACGGTGGAACAGGCCAGAGAGTTCTACGCGGTACACAAAGGGAGGCCTTTCTACAACGAGCTGGTGGAGTTCATGACCTCAGGACCAGTTGTGGCCATTCTGCTGGAAGGAGAAAACGCGGTAAAACGTGTGAGGGAGATTATAGGACCTACCGACAGTGAGGAGGCAAGGCGCGTGGCACCTATGTCCATAAGAGCCCTGTTTGGTACCGATAAGGGCAAAAACGCTGTCCATGCTTCTGATTCGTTAGAGTCTGCAGCTTACGAAATCCCCTTTGTGTTCTCAAACCTTGAGCTGTGTTAA
- a CDS encoding F0F1 ATP synthase subunit delta, whose protein sequence is MNKDLARKLAKAVVRHLPSDRNTLISAIQFFQLLETLYKKDRLFRDTMLNPNVPTERKLNYLKALRSRFGLPERIDQVLGDMVITNMIPSVGELRRILEHEVEKILKLSRATLFVAKPVDQQTVERIKEVMKRTMGKDLELRVVEDPSLIGGFVVQGYGFVVDASVKKILETWK, encoded by the coding sequence ATGAACAAAGATCTTGCCAGGAAACTGGCCAAAGCGGTGGTGAGACACCTTCCCTCCGACAGGAACACTCTTATATCCGCCATCCAGTTCTTCCAGCTTTTGGAGACTCTTTACAAGAAGGACAGACTTTTTAGAGACACTATGCTAAATCCCAACGTTCCCACCGAAAGGAAGCTTAACTACCTAAAGGCCTTAAGATCCCGCTTTGGACTGCCGGAAAGAATAGACCAAGTTCTGGGTGATATGGTCATCACCAACATGATCCCTTCAGTGGGTGAGCTTAGAAGGATTCTGGAACACGAGGTAGAAAAGATCCTCAAACTCTCCCGTGCTACCCTCTTTGTGGCAAAGCCTGTGGATCAGCAGACGGTAGAGAGGATAAAGGAAGTTATGAAGAGAACTATGGGTAAAGATCTAGAGCTTCGGGTGGTGGAGGATCCTTCTCTGATAGGAGGTTTTGTGGTACAGGGCTACGGTTTTGTGGTGGACGCCTCTGTCAAAAAGATTTTAGAAACGTGGAAATGA
- a CDS encoding ATP synthase subunit B yields MEGGHHTQELLWKAFNIALFLGVLYWFGGKHIKEAFRNFFVSLTEGLDRSEEELRKAQEELSKAKQEYEDAKRRYQEQIKLAQETAVYIKEQEMKKAEDMIRRIREKASESIELELKRAKEELVSYGANRVKELATALLLKEFEKEEVHRNYIEKKIKILEAKE; encoded by the coding sequence ATGGAAGGTGGACACCACACCCAGGAACTCCTCTGGAAGGCTTTCAACATAGCCCTCTTTCTGGGAGTCCTTTACTGGTTCGGTGGAAAGCACATAAAGGAAGCTTTCCGTAACTTTTTTGTAAGCCTCACAGAAGGCTTGGATAGATCAGAGGAAGAACTGAGGAAGGCTCAGGAGGAGCTGTCCAAAGCAAAACAGGAGTATGAAGATGCTAAGAGGAGATACCAAGAGCAGATAAAACTGGCTCAAGAGACCGCTGTTTACATAAAAGAACAGGAGATGAAAAAGGCTGAGGATATGATCCGCAGGATAAGGGAGAAAGCCAGCGAAAGCATAGAGCTGGAACTCAAAAGAGCCAAAGAAGAGCTGGTGTCATACGGAGCCAATAGAGTGAAGGAACTGGCCACAGCTCTTCTGTTGAAGGAGTTTGAAAAGGAGGAGGTGCACAGGAATTACATAGAAAAGAAGATCAAAATACTGGAGGCTAAGGAATGA
- a CDS encoding ATP synthase F0 subunit B — MQDIQQSLYPNYTLLVQAALFLVFTFLIHRLLVKPYTEVIEEREKRISDNLEKARELQEEATRYLQEAQQILEKGRQESNAILEEARKEAQRIARQMLEEEEKKAQEDIERAVAEMRKLLEEEKLKLDKELQKVAEELVRRVLKEVA, encoded by the coding sequence ATGCAGGACATACAGCAGTCCCTATATCCCAACTACACCCTTTTGGTGCAGGCGGCACTGTTTTTGGTTTTCACTTTTCTCATTCACAGGCTTTTGGTAAAACCTTACACGGAGGTGATAGAGGAGAGGGAAAAGCGTATCTCCGACAATCTGGAAAAGGCGAGAGAGCTTCAGGAAGAAGCCACCAGATATTTGCAAGAAGCCCAGCAGATCCTGGAAAAGGGAAGACAGGAATCCAACGCTATACTGGAAGAGGCAAGAAAGGAAGCTCAGAGGATAGCACGCCAGATGTTGGAGGAAGAGGAGAAGAAAGCTCAGGAAGATATAGAGCGCGCTGTGGCTGAGATGAGAAAGCTGTTGGAAGAGGAGAAGCTAAAACTGGACAAAGAACTGCAGAAAGTGGCAGAAGAATTAGTAAGACGTGTACTTAAGGAGGTGGCCTGA
- the rpiB gene encoding ribose 5-phosphate isomerase B has translation MRVAIGSDHAGFPLKEKIKEFLISKGHTVLDFGTQSQESTDYPIFAREVSLAVQRGEAERGILVCGTGIGMCIVANKFKGVRAALCLNEYMARMSRLHNDANVLCLGDRVIGEELALSIVDVWLSTPFEGGRHERRVHLIKNIEEELC, from the coding sequence ATGAGGGTGGCTATAGGGTCGGACCACGCAGGTTTTCCCTTGAAGGAGAAGATAAAGGAGTTCCTCATCTCTAAAGGCCATACAGTGTTGGATTTTGGCACCCAGTCACAGGAGTCCACCGATTATCCCATCTTTGCCCGTGAAGTGTCTTTAGCGGTGCAGAGAGGAGAAGCGGAGAGAGGCATACTGGTGTGCGGAACAGGTATAGGTATGTGTATAGTGGCCAACAAGTTCAAAGGTGTACGTGCAGCCCTCTGTCTCAACGAGTACATGGCCAGAATGAGCAGGCTTCACAACGACGCCAATGTGCTGTGTCTCGGGGACAGAGTGATAGGTGAGGAACTTGCCCTCTCTATAGTGGATGTGTGGCTCTCTACACCTTTCGAAGGTGGAAGACACGAGAGGCGCGTGCATCTTATAAAAAACATTGAAGAGGAGCTGTGTTAA
- the gatB gene encoding Asp-tRNA(Asn)/Glu-tRNA(Gln) amidotransferase subunit GatB: MELEPVIGLEIHVQLETRSKLFCSCPVEFGAEPNTNVCPVCLGLPGTLPVLNKRAVELALRAAIALNCEINLVSVFARKNYFYPDLPKGYQISQYEHPLAVNGFVEVQGKRVRIRRLHLEEDAGKNIHEGGKTYLDFNRAGTPLIEIVTEPDIDSPQMAREFLETLRNIMRYAGVSRADMEKGQLRCDINVSLRPKGSRELGTKVEIKNVNSFRFVQKAIESEIERQKRIITTGGSVIQETRTFDPSTGLTYPMRTKEEAHDYRYFPDPDLLPLVLTEDFVQEIRSSMPELPHERKMRLMEVYALGEYEAKILTDLKEVGDFFEEAARHFSEDPKLLCNWLLNDLLGNLRERQMSIEDSPVTPLHLARLVELIHKGTLSSRLAKDVLKEMVETGKDPQEIVREKGLTQISDEQAIREIVLQVLASFPSEADRLRKGEEKLLSFFVGQVMKATKGKANPQVVQKILREVCQ; the protein is encoded by the coding sequence ATGGAGCTGGAGCCTGTCATAGGTCTTGAGATTCACGTTCAACTGGAAACACGCAGTAAGCTTTTCTGCTCCTGTCCTGTGGAGTTCGGCGCGGAACCCAACACTAACGTTTGTCCCGTCTGTTTGGGACTGCCCGGAACTCTACCTGTTCTTAATAAGAGGGCTGTAGAGCTGGCCCTTCGGGCAGCTATAGCCCTTAACTGCGAGATAAACCTTGTATCAGTCTTTGCCCGTAAGAACTACTTTTACCCCGACTTACCTAAAGGATACCAGATATCCCAGTACGAGCATCCGCTGGCCGTTAACGGTTTTGTAGAGGTTCAGGGTAAAAGGGTGAGAATAAGGAGACTTCACTTAGAGGAGGATGCTGGTAAAAACATCCACGAAGGTGGTAAAACCTACTTGGACTTCAACAGGGCAGGCACACCCCTTATAGAGATAGTGACGGAACCCGACATAGACTCTCCTCAGATGGCCCGTGAATTTTTAGAGACCTTGAGAAACATAATGAGATACGCAGGAGTGTCCCGTGCAGATATGGAAAAGGGACAGCTGAGGTGTGACATAAACGTTTCTCTACGGCCTAAGGGTTCCAGAGAGTTAGGTACCAAAGTGGAGATTAAGAACGTAAACTCCTTCAGATTCGTCCAAAAAGCCATAGAGAGCGAGATAGAAAGACAGAAGAGGATCATCACCACCGGAGGCAGTGTGATTCAGGAGACGAGGACTTTTGATCCCTCCACGGGACTCACTTACCCTATGAGGACAAAAGAGGAAGCCCACGACTACAGGTACTTTCCTGATCCCGACCTACTACCTCTGGTTCTGACGGAAGATTTCGTGCAGGAGATAAGGTCATCCATGCCCGAACTTCCCCACGAGAGGAAGATGAGACTGATGGAAGTGTACGCCTTGGGAGAGTACGAAGCCAAGATCCTAACGGATCTGAAGGAAGTGGGTGACTTTTTCGAAGAAGCGGCACGTCATTTTTCAGAAGATCCTAAACTCTTGTGTAACTGGCTTTTGAACGACTTACTGGGTAATTTGAGAGAAAGACAGATGAGTATAGAGGATTCTCCTGTAACTCCCCTACATCTGGCACGCTTGGTAGAGCTCATCCACAAAGGTACCCTTTCTTCGAGACTGGCGAAGGATGTCCTGAAGGAGATGGTGGAAACAGGTAAAGATCCTCAGGAGATAGTGAGGGAGAAAGGACTCACTCAGATATCTGACGAACAGGCCATAAGGGAGATAGTCCTTCAGGTCCTTGCCAGTTTCCCATCGGAGGCAGACAGGCTGCGTAAAGGTGAGGAGAAACTACTGAGCTTCTTTGTAGGTCAGGTAATGAAGGCCACCAAAGGTAAAGCAAATCCTCAAGTGGTACAGAAAATCCTCAGAGAGGTGTGCCAATGA
- the trpD gene encoding anthranilate phosphoribosyltransferase, which translates to MKDILHKLSERENLTAQEMYSCMEDIVEGRATDAQIGAFIMGTRMKGETVEEIVGAVRFFRERATKVEVRDPHHLVDTAGTGGDMSGTFNVSTVTAFVLAGAGVKVAKHGNRSVSSRCGSADLLEYLGAKIDLSPHQVSILIEELGIGFMFAPLFHPAMKRVLGPRREVGIRSIFNLVGPLSNPAGAKRQLVGVFSDSFVEKVAHTLRELGAVRAVVVHGKDGTDEVSVCAPTLVAEVRQDGVYLYEFVPEEMGIKRYPPEYIKVTSVEESARTALSVLRGEVSPAYYMVLLNATFGLMVAGVTDDKKQAFQIAKESIHSGRAYEKLMKFIELTRKV; encoded by the coding sequence ATGAAGGACATTCTACACAAGCTTTCCGAAAGGGAGAACCTCACCGCTCAGGAGATGTACTCCTGCATGGAAGACATAGTAGAAGGGAGAGCCACCGACGCTCAGATAGGTGCCTTTATAATGGGCACAAGAATGAAGGGAGAGACAGTGGAAGAGATAGTAGGCGCCGTGCGTTTCTTTAGAGAGAGAGCCACCAAGGTGGAAGTTAGGGACCCTCATCATCTTGTGGATACGGCCGGTACAGGTGGCGACATGTCCGGTACCTTCAACGTGTCCACTGTGACCGCCTTTGTTCTAGCAGGTGCCGGTGTGAAGGTAGCCAAACACGGTAACAGATCTGTCTCTTCCCGATGCGGCAGCGCTGATCTTTTGGAGTATTTGGGTGCTAAGATAGATCTATCTCCCCATCAGGTGTCTATCCTCATAGAAGAGTTGGGAATAGGTTTCATGTTTGCGCCTCTCTTTCACCCTGCCATGAAGAGAGTCCTTGGTCCCCGTAGAGAGGTGGGCATACGCTCTATATTTAACCTGGTGGGACCTCTCTCCAACCCCGCAGGAGCCAAGAGACAACTGGTGGGTGTTTTCTCAGACAGCTTTGTGGAAAAGGTGGCTCACACTTTAAGAGAGTTGGGAGCTGTGAGGGCTGTGGTGGTACACGGAAAGGATGGAACCGATGAAGTCTCCGTATGTGCGCCTACACTGGTAGCAGAGGTAAGACAGGACGGGGTATATCTTTACGAGTTTGTTCCGGAGGAAATGGGTATAAAACGCTATCCCCCCGAGTACATAAAGGTGACATCTGTGGAGGAAAGTGCGCGAACCGCTCTATCTGTACTGCGTGGGGAGGTTTCTCCTGCCTATTACATGGTTCTCCTCAACGCCACCTTTGGTCTTATGGTGGCAGGCGTCACCGATGACAAAAAACAGGCTTTCCAGATAGCCAAGGAGAGTATTCACAGTGGAAGAGCCTATGAAAAACTGATGAAGTTTATAGAACTCACCAGGAAAGTGTGA
- a CDS encoding menaquinone biosynthesis protein, which translates to MVKVGRVSYLNTLPLFYRFQDERIQLVDGHPSHLVDLLRKNVIQAGIVSSVEYLMRKDLYRVVPGISISSREKVCSVGIFSKRSKDNIRTVFLTPLSLTSRYLSMYVIEVLWNRDVVYVEDPSEADALLLIGDEALMEKKRGLYPYFYDLGEEWFKKHSLPFVFALFLVRKDAPPWLWEVIHHLCQTSLQEFYSRLRDGKIRIDGFEEDEVKSYFTECIGYELGQEEMASLQIFMEFLAGRGILLL; encoded by the coding sequence ATGGTCAAAGTAGGTAGAGTCTCCTATCTTAACACCTTACCTCTCTTTTACAGATTTCAAGACGAAAGGATCCAGTTGGTGGACGGTCATCCCTCTCACCTTGTGGATCTTCTCAGAAAAAACGTAATACAAGCAGGCATAGTATCCTCTGTGGAGTATCTAATGAGAAAGGACCTCTACCGTGTGGTGCCGGGTATCTCCATATCGAGCCGGGAAAAGGTGTGTTCTGTGGGTATATTCTCTAAGAGATCTAAGGATAACATAAGGACCGTGTTTCTAACACCCCTCTCTCTCACTTCCCGGTATCTCTCCATGTACGTAATAGAAGTTCTCTGGAATAGGGATGTGGTCTACGTGGAGGATCCATCAGAGGCAGATGCCCTTCTTCTCATAGGAGACGAGGCACTAATGGAAAAGAAGAGAGGCTTATACCCATACTTTTACGATCTGGGAGAGGAGTGGTTTAAAAAACACTCTCTACCTTTTGTGTTTGCCCTCTTCTTGGTGAGGAAAGATGCTCCCCCTTGGCTGTGGGAGGTTATACACCACCTGTGTCAAACTTCCCTGCAGGAGTTTTACTCTCGCTTGAGGGATGGGAAGATTAGAATAGATGGTTTTGAAGAAGATGAGGTGAAGAGTTACTTTACCGAGTGTATTGGGTACGAGCTTGGACAGGAGGAAATGGCTAGCTTACAAATTTTCATGGAATTTTTAGCTGGAAGAGGTATACTGTTATTGTAA
- a CDS encoding glycine zipper 2TM domain-containing protein — translation MKKVALFMTGVIFFAGLYSCGQVTSQRTYEGGTIGAIGGAVAGALLDKENRWRGAVIGGALGAVIGGTITEIASRAAREAAYQNRPVEYRSEDGTQRVYAEPVASRGQCKIVKTNYYQNGKLVKVEEREVCP, via the coding sequence ATGAAGAAAGTGGCTCTATTTATGACAGGTGTGATTTTCTTCGCCGGTCTTTACTCCTGCGGGCAGGTGACCTCCCAAAGGACCTACGAAGGAGGTACGATAGGTGCCATAGGTGGCGCGGTGGCGGGAGCTCTCCTTGATAAGGAGAACCGTTGGCGCGGTGCTGTCATAGGTGGCGCTTTAGGTGCTGTAATAGGTGGTACCATAACGGAGATAGCCTCCAGGGCGGCAAGGGAAGCAGCCTACCAAAACAGACCGGTAGAGTACAGGTCTGAGGATGGCACACAAAGGGTGTATGCGGAACCCGTGGCCAGCAGGGGTCAGTGTAAGATCGTGAAGACCAACTACTACCAGAACGGTAAGTTGGTAAAGGTGGAAGAGAGAGAAGTGTGTCCCTGA